One genomic segment of Amycolatopsis sp. Hca4 includes these proteins:
- a CDS encoding alcohol dehydrogenase catalytic domain-containing protein — MRAVVMEEFCVPPVVRDVPEPVAAPGGAVIEVDATGVCRSDWHTWQGHDTAVTLPHVAGHELAGRIVALGDGVRGWELGARVTVPFVCACGSCAQCARGDQQICDREFQPGATHWGSFAERVAIEHAETNLVALPDSLGAAEAAALGCRFGTAFRAVLRQGRVTAGQWVSVYGCGGVGVSAVLLAVAAGARVVAVDVSTAALQLAAKSGAAVTVDSSAFDGPEAVAEHVRELTGGGTHVSLDCLGSPSTCAASVGSLRKRGRHVQAGLMPPAQGIAPIPMHRVIGGELELVGIHGLQAHEYPELLRVVETAGIDLAALIGRRIGLDDVPAALAAMNDPVPAQAGVTVVTFGD, encoded by the coding sequence ATGCGAGCTGTCGTCATGGAGGAGTTCTGCGTCCCGCCCGTCGTGCGAGACGTGCCCGAGCCGGTGGCCGCGCCGGGCGGTGCGGTGATCGAGGTCGACGCCACCGGCGTCTGCCGCAGCGACTGGCACACCTGGCAGGGGCACGACACCGCCGTCACGCTGCCGCACGTCGCCGGGCACGAGCTCGCCGGCCGGATCGTCGCGCTCGGCGACGGCGTCCGCGGCTGGGAACTCGGCGCGCGCGTCACCGTGCCCTTCGTCTGCGCGTGCGGCAGCTGCGCCCAGTGCGCCCGCGGCGACCAGCAGATCTGCGACCGCGAGTTCCAGCCCGGCGCCACGCACTGGGGGTCCTTCGCCGAGCGCGTCGCCATCGAGCACGCCGAGACGAACCTGGTCGCGCTGCCGGACTCGCTCGGCGCCGCCGAGGCCGCGGCGCTGGGCTGCCGGTTCGGCACGGCGTTCCGCGCGGTGCTGCGGCAGGGGCGGGTCACCGCGGGCCAGTGGGTTTCGGTGTACGGCTGCGGCGGCGTGGGGGTCTCCGCGGTGCTGCTGGCCGTGGCGGCGGGCGCGAGAGTCGTCGCGGTCGACGTCTCGACCGCGGCGCTGCAGCTCGCCGCGAAGTCGGGGGCCGCGGTCACCGTCGATTCCTCGGCGTTCGACGGCCCGGAAGCCGTCGCCGAACACGTCCGCGAGCTGACCGGCGGCGGCACGCACGTCTCGCTCGACTGCCTCGGCTCGCCGTCGACCTGCGCGGCGTCGGTCGGCAGCCTCCGCAAGCGCGGCCGGCACGTCCAGGCCGGGCTGATGCCACCCGCGCAGGGCATCGCGCCGATCCCGATGCACCGCGTCATCGGCGGCGAGCTGGAGCTGGTCGGCATCCACGGCCTGCAGGCGCACGAGTACCCGGAGCTGCTGCGCGTGGTCGAGACGGCGGGCATCGACCTGGCCGCGCTGATCGGACGGCGCATCGGCCTCGACGACGTCCCGGCCGCGCTCGCGGCGATGAACGACCCCGTCCCGGCGCAGGCGGGCGTCACCGTCGTCACCTTCGGTGACTGA
- a CDS encoding alpha-ketoglutarate-dependent dioxygenase AlkB, with the protein MDALLPRPRAELAPGAVHLPDWLGFDEQRDLVAACRGWSGYRHTRLPNGGVMSVKSVCLGWHWYAYGYSRTTGDGKPVLPFPDWLGDLGRRALAAAYGEPAESYAPDIALVNFYDATAKMGLHQDKDERSLEPVVSFSLGDACVFRFGNTETRGRPYTDVELRSGDVFVFGGESRLAYHGVPKTLPGTADPALGLNGRLNITLRVSGF; encoded by the coding sequence ATGGACGCCCTCCTGCCGCGCCCGCGCGCCGAACTGGCGCCCGGAGCCGTGCACCTGCCCGACTGGCTCGGTTTCGACGAGCAGCGTGACCTGGTCGCCGCCTGCCGCGGCTGGTCCGGCTACCGCCACACGCGGCTGCCCAACGGCGGCGTGATGTCGGTGAAGTCGGTCTGCCTCGGCTGGCACTGGTACGCGTACGGCTACTCGCGCACCACCGGCGATGGCAAGCCGGTGCTGCCGTTCCCGGACTGGCTCGGCGACCTCGGCCGTCGGGCGCTGGCGGCCGCGTACGGCGAGCCTGCCGAGTCGTACGCGCCGGACATCGCGCTGGTCAACTTCTACGACGCCACCGCGAAAATGGGGCTGCACCAGGACAAGGACGAGCGCAGCCTGGAGCCGGTGGTGTCGTTCAGCCTCGGTGACGCCTGCGTGTTCCGCTTCGGCAACACCGAAACCCGCGGCCGGCCGTACACCGACGTCGAGCTGCGCTCGGGCGACGTGTTCGTGTTCGGTGGGGAGTCCCGGCTCGCCTACCACGGCGTGCCGAAGACGCTGCCGGGCACGGCGGACCCGGCACTGGGCCTGAACGGGCGGCTGAACATCACGCTACGGGTGTCCGGCTTCTAG
- a CDS encoding helix-turn-helix transcriptional regulator: MVERPEKRVLTGADLKAFYKALANPVRRDILSYLGKHGEANSTSVAKALGESTGTTSYHLRKLADLELIEELTDRGDGRERWWKSRSKDIYTPPGLELAPDEREAMLKLGALKLSHDLGLVTRAYAGYETSEGWNQIHRAGLHLTKEQVTSFVEEYQNLVWKYATEPGQHPAGSRAVAVRFIVVPDEESTED, encoded by the coding sequence ATGGTCGAACGTCCCGAGAAGCGCGTCCTGACCGGCGCGGACCTCAAGGCCTTCTACAAGGCACTCGCCAACCCGGTGCGCCGGGACATCCTCAGCTACCTGGGCAAACACGGCGAAGCGAACTCGACGAGCGTCGCGAAGGCCCTCGGCGAGAGCACCGGGACGACCAGCTACCACCTCCGCAAGCTGGCCGACCTGGAGCTGATCGAGGAGCTCACCGACCGCGGCGACGGCCGCGAGCGCTGGTGGAAGTCACGCTCGAAGGACATCTACACCCCACCCGGCCTCGAGCTGGCGCCGGACGAGCGCGAGGCGATGCTCAAGCTGGGCGCGCTCAAGCTGAGCCACGACCTGGGCCTGGTCACGCGGGCGTACGCCGGGTACGAGACTTCGGAGGGCTGGAACCAGATCCACCGCGCCGGGCTGCATCTGACGAAGGAACAGGTCACCTCGTTCGTCGAGGAGTACCAGAACCTGGTGTGGAAGTACGCGACCGAGCCGGGGCAGCACCCGGCGGGTTCACGGGCGGTGGCCGTGCGGTTCATCGTGGTGCCCGACGAGGAGTCCACTGAGGACTAG
- a CDS encoding biotin-dependent carboxyltransferase family protein, which produces MKLEVVRPGFATTVQDLGRPGHAALGVGRSGAADRGSFRLANRLVGNPPGAAALEVTLGGLVLRASSVTTVAVTGAACPLSKGGLDGPITLWPGEELSLGTAVSGLRCYVAVRGGIDVAPVLGSRATDTLGKLGPPPVTAGMLLPIGPAPREFPAVDLAPRAPLPPEPVLRVTPGPRRDWFTAPDALLSTVYTVSPDSDRVGIRFTGPALARARHDELPSEACVPGSLQVPPSGRPILFHADHPTTGGYPVIAVVEEEDLDLAAQLRPGQTVRFHPAS; this is translated from the coding sequence GTGAAGCTCGAAGTCGTCCGGCCCGGGTTCGCCACGACGGTGCAGGACCTCGGCCGCCCGGGCCACGCGGCCCTCGGCGTCGGCCGGTCCGGCGCGGCCGACCGCGGGTCGTTCCGGCTGGCCAACCGGCTGGTCGGGAATCCTCCCGGAGCCGCCGCGCTGGAGGTGACGCTCGGCGGGCTGGTGCTGCGCGCGTCGAGCGTGACGACGGTGGCGGTCACCGGCGCCGCCTGCCCGCTCTCGAAGGGCGGCCTCGACGGGCCGATCACGCTGTGGCCCGGGGAGGAGCTGTCGCTGGGCACGGCGGTGTCGGGCCTGCGGTGTTACGTCGCGGTGCGCGGCGGCATCGACGTGGCGCCGGTGCTCGGCTCCCGGGCCACGGACACGCTCGGGAAGCTGGGGCCGCCCCCGGTGACGGCCGGGATGCTGCTGCCGATCGGCCCGGCGCCACGGGAGTTCCCCGCGGTGGACCTCGCGCCGCGGGCGCCGCTGCCGCCGGAACCGGTGTTGCGCGTGACGCCGGGCCCGCGGCGCGACTGGTTCACCGCGCCGGACGCGCTGCTGTCCACTGTGTACACGGTGTCACCGGACTCCGACCGCGTCGGCATCCGGTTCACCGGCCCGGCGCTGGCCCGCGCCCGCCACGACGAGCTGCCGTCGGAAGCGTGCGTGCCGGGATCGCTGCAGGTGCCGCCGTCGGGCCGGCCGATCCTGTTCCACGCCGACCACCCGACGACCGGCGGGTACCCGGTGATCGCCGTCGTCGAGGAAGAGGACCTCGACCTGGCCGCCCAGCTGCGGCCCGGCCAGACCGTGCGCTTCCATCCCGCGTCGTGA
- a CDS encoding allophanate hydrolase subunit 1, which produces MTVRLLPSGRRAVLVETTDVLGLQAALTQAPPDGVVELVPAARTLLVRFDPAVTNADRLGALLRRVSPVDSAPTGAGEVVIPVVYDGEDLADVAAETGLSVASLVARHTAGAYVSAFCGFAPGFAYLTGSDPALHVSRRSSPRTRIPAGSVAIAGEYSAVYPSASPGGWRLLGRTDVPVWDVERDPPNLLPPGTRVRFEAVRP; this is translated from the coding sequence ATGACCGTCCGGTTGCTGCCCAGCGGGCGGCGCGCGGTGCTGGTCGAAACCACCGACGTGCTGGGGTTGCAGGCCGCGTTGACGCAGGCGCCGCCCGACGGCGTGGTCGAGCTCGTCCCGGCCGCGCGGACCCTGCTGGTCCGGTTCGACCCCGCGGTGACGAACGCGGACCGGCTGGGTGCGCTGCTGCGTCGGGTGTCCCCTGTGGACAGTGCGCCGACCGGCGCCGGCGAGGTGGTGATCCCGGTGGTGTACGACGGCGAGGACCTGGCGGACGTCGCCGCGGAGACGGGGCTGAGCGTGGCTTCGCTGGTCGCGCGGCACACGGCGGGTGCGTACGTCTCGGCGTTCTGCGGCTTTGCGCCGGGGTTCGCCTACCTGACCGGCTCGGATCCCGCGCTGCACGTGTCCCGCCGGTCGTCGCCGCGCACCCGCATCCCCGCGGGATCGGTGGCGATCGCCGGCGAGTACAGCGCGGTCTACCCGAGCGCGTCCCCCGGCGGCTGGCGGTTGCTGGGCCGGACGGACGTGCCGGTGTGGGACGTCGAGCGCGACCCGCCGAACCTGCTGCCACCGGGTACTCGCGTGCGGTTCGAGGCGGTGCGGCCGTGA
- a CDS encoding LamB/YcsF family protein → MDLNSDLGEGFGAWKMGDDEAMLDIVTSANIACGFHAGDPSVMRRVCELAAARGVAIGAHVGYRDLAGFGRRALDIAPEQLADEVLYQIGALDAFARAAGSRVSYVKPHGALYNTAAVDVEQAAAIVEGLRRYDPELALLCLPDSEMQREAEQAGVVAYAEAFADRAYTASGKLVPRGQPGAVLHDADLVAERAVGMATGGVVTESGEKLELRPDSLCVHGDTPGAVELARRIEAALSGAGVQLGAFTG, encoded by the coding sequence ATGGACCTGAACAGCGACCTCGGCGAGGGCTTCGGCGCCTGGAAGATGGGCGACGACGAAGCCATGCTCGACATCGTGACCAGCGCGAACATCGCGTGCGGCTTCCACGCCGGCGATCCGTCGGTGATGCGGCGGGTGTGCGAGCTGGCGGCCGCGCGCGGCGTCGCGATCGGGGCGCACGTCGGCTACCGCGACCTGGCCGGCTTCGGCAGGCGCGCGCTCGACATCGCACCCGAGCAGCTGGCGGACGAAGTGCTCTACCAGATCGGCGCGCTCGACGCGTTCGCGCGCGCGGCCGGCAGCCGCGTGTCGTACGTGAAGCCGCACGGCGCGCTGTACAACACCGCGGCGGTGGACGTCGAGCAGGCGGCGGCGATCGTCGAGGGCCTCCGCCGGTACGACCCCGAGCTGGCGCTGCTCTGCCTGCCCGACTCGGAGATGCAGCGCGAGGCGGAGCAGGCCGGCGTCGTCGCGTACGCGGAGGCGTTCGCGGACCGGGCCTACACCGCGAGCGGCAAGCTCGTCCCCCGCGGGCAGCCGGGCGCGGTCCTGCACGACGCCGACCTGGTGGCCGAGCGCGCGGTCGGCATGGCGACCGGCGGCGTCGTGACGGAGAGCGGCGAGAAGCTGGAGCTGCGCCCGGACTCCCTGTGCGTGCACGGGGACACCCCGGGTGCGGTCGAGCTGGCCCGGCGGATCGAGGCCGCGCTGAGCGGAGCGGGCGTCCAGCTGGGCGCGTTCACCGGATGA
- a CDS encoding putative hydro-lyase translates to MTTFDEPATYTPAQARAAFRTGTAHPTTGWASGFTQTNLIAVPEDWAYDVLLFCTRNPQACPLLDVTDPGDPATKLAEGADLRTDLPRYRIWQNGVLAGEVSDATGLWRSDMVAFSIGCSFTFETALAAEGVPLRHVDQGRNVAMYVTNRQCEPAGRLFGPMVVSMRQIPEDRVADAIRITRAMPAVHGGPVHVGDPGALGITDLSRPDFGDPVAAEPGDVPVFWACGVTPQAALMASRPPFAITHAPGYMFITDRYDSEYRVG, encoded by the coding sequence ATGACGACCTTCGACGAACCGGCCACCTACACCCCGGCGCAAGCGCGGGCGGCGTTCCGCACCGGCACCGCCCACCCGACGACGGGCTGGGCCAGCGGTTTCACCCAGACCAACCTGATCGCCGTACCCGAGGACTGGGCTTACGACGTCCTGCTGTTCTGCACCCGCAACCCGCAGGCGTGCCCGCTGCTCGACGTCACCGACCCCGGTGACCCGGCCACCAAGCTCGCCGAGGGCGCGGACCTGCGCACCGACCTGCCGCGCTACCGGATCTGGCAGAACGGCGTCCTGGCCGGCGAGGTGTCGGACGCGACCGGTCTGTGGCGCAGCGACATGGTCGCCTTCTCCATCGGCTGCAGCTTCACGTTCGAGACGGCGCTGGCCGCCGAGGGCGTCCCGCTGCGGCACGTCGACCAGGGCCGCAACGTCGCGATGTACGTGACGAACCGGCAGTGCGAGCCCGCCGGGCGGCTGTTCGGCCCGATGGTGGTGTCGATGCGGCAGATCCCGGAGGACCGGGTCGCCGACGCGATCCGGATCACCCGCGCGATGCCCGCCGTGCACGGCGGCCCGGTGCACGTCGGCGATCCGGGTGCGCTGGGCATCACGGACCTGTCCCGGCCGGACTTCGGCGATCCGGTGGCCGCCGAGCCCGGCGACGTCCCGGTGTTCTGGGCCTGCGGGGTCACGCCGCAGGCCGCGCTGATGGCGTCCCGGCCCCCCTTTGCGATCACCCACGCACCGGGGTACATGTTCATAACCGATCGGTACGACAGCGAATACCGGGTGGGCTGA